A region from the Sphaerodactylus townsendi isolate TG3544 linkage group LG01, MPM_Stown_v2.3, whole genome shotgun sequence genome encodes:
- the NHLRC3 gene encoding NHL repeat-containing protein 3 isoform X1 — protein MGLRQCCRARLLLLGGLASLLLLAALYGSGLPAQALKIKSYSLKRTNVYSLSFVLKPLVMFFSPWRVEKQLYKLDLSWPKFPELFTGQTFCVAVDNIHGLVYVGQRGDRVPKVLVFSEEGYFLQAWNTTLEMPHGIFALNTANDSSVWITDVGTGEYGHTIKQYSPSGKLRQIIGTPGVAGSGTSPVQLDQPAEIFVEHTGDIYIVDGDGGMNNRLLKLTEDLKTLWLRGENGSGVAQFRIPHSVTVDSFGRVWVADRGNQRIQAFDKTTGEWLGSWSSCFVEDGPYSVRLTADEKYMIVAQLNIDRVLILAAPPVGSIGDCVVVDKIQLAARVRPHLVDISLKSGAIYVAEIGAQQVQKYVPLD, from the exons GCACTGAAGATTAAATCCTACTCTTTGAAAAGGACCAATGTTTACAGTTTATCGTTTGTTTTAAAGCCTTTGGTGATGTTCTTCTCTCCCTGGAGGGTCGAGAAGCAGCTCTACAAGCTTGATCTGAGCTGGCCTAAATTTCCAGAACTATTCACAGGTCAAACGTTTTGCGTTGCTGTCGACAACATCCATGGATTAGTTTACGTGGGACAG AGGGGTGATCGTGTGCCAAAGGTCCTAGTGTTTAGCGAGGAAGGCTATTTCTTGCAAGCATGGAATACTACCCTTGAAATGCCACATGGCATCTTTGCATTGAACACAGCCAATGATAGTTCAGTGTGGATCACAGATGTCGGGACAG GCGAGTATGGACACACAATTAAGCAGTACAGTCCTTCAGGCAAACTCCGTCAAATTATAGGTACCCCAGGAGTAGCAGGTTCAGGGACAAGCCCCGTTCAGTTGGATCAGCCCGCAGAGATTTTTGTGGAACACACCGGAGATATCTACATTGTGGATGGTGATGGAGGGATGAATAATCGCCTGCTCAAACTTACAGAAG aTTTGAAGACTTTGTGGCTGCGTGGGGAAAATGGATCTGGCGTGGCCCAGTTCAGGATTCCACACAGTGTAACAGTGGATTCTTTTGGACGG GTGTGGGTTGCTGATAGAGGCAATCAGAGGATCCAGGCGTTTGACAAAACCACGGGCGAGTGGTTGGGATCTTGGAGCAGCTGTTTCGTAGAAGACGGCCCTTACTCTGTTAG GCTAACTGCTGATGAGAAATACATGATCGTGGCTCAACTGAACATCGACAGAGTGTTAATCTTGGCTGCCCCGCCTGTCGGCTCTATCGGAGACTGTGTTGTGGTGGACAAAATCCAGCTGGCAGCCAGAGTCAGGCCCCACCTTGTAGACATCAGCCTGAAAAGCGGAGCCATCTACGTGGCAGAAATCGGGGCTCAGCAAGTCCAGAAATACGTTCCTTTAGACTAA
- the NHLRC3 gene encoding NHL repeat-containing protein 3 isoform X2, with protein MGLRQCCRARLLLLGGLASLLLLAALYGSGLPAQPLVMFFSPWRVEKQLYKLDLSWPKFPELFTGQTFCVAVDNIHGLVYVGQRGDRVPKVLVFSEEGYFLQAWNTTLEMPHGIFALNTANDSSVWITDVGTGEYGHTIKQYSPSGKLRQIIGTPGVAGSGTSPVQLDQPAEIFVEHTGDIYIVDGDGGMNNRLLKLTEDLKTLWLRGENGSGVAQFRIPHSVTVDSFGRVWVADRGNQRIQAFDKTTGEWLGSWSSCFVEDGPYSVRLTADEKYMIVAQLNIDRVLILAAPPVGSIGDCVVVDKIQLAARVRPHLVDISLKSGAIYVAEIGAQQVQKYVPLD; from the exons CCTTTGGTGATGTTCTTCTCTCCCTGGAGGGTCGAGAAGCAGCTCTACAAGCTTGATCTGAGCTGGCCTAAATTTCCAGAACTATTCACAGGTCAAACGTTTTGCGTTGCTGTCGACAACATCCATGGATTAGTTTACGTGGGACAG AGGGGTGATCGTGTGCCAAAGGTCCTAGTGTTTAGCGAGGAAGGCTATTTCTTGCAAGCATGGAATACTACCCTTGAAATGCCACATGGCATCTTTGCATTGAACACAGCCAATGATAGTTCAGTGTGGATCACAGATGTCGGGACAG GCGAGTATGGACACACAATTAAGCAGTACAGTCCTTCAGGCAAACTCCGTCAAATTATAGGTACCCCAGGAGTAGCAGGTTCAGGGACAAGCCCCGTTCAGTTGGATCAGCCCGCAGAGATTTTTGTGGAACACACCGGAGATATCTACATTGTGGATGGTGATGGAGGGATGAATAATCGCCTGCTCAAACTTACAGAAG aTTTGAAGACTTTGTGGCTGCGTGGGGAAAATGGATCTGGCGTGGCCCAGTTCAGGATTCCACACAGTGTAACAGTGGATTCTTTTGGACGG GTGTGGGTTGCTGATAGAGGCAATCAGAGGATCCAGGCGTTTGACAAAACCACGGGCGAGTGGTTGGGATCTTGGAGCAGCTGTTTCGTAGAAGACGGCCCTTACTCTGTTAG GCTAACTGCTGATGAGAAATACATGATCGTGGCTCAACTGAACATCGACAGAGTGTTAATCTTGGCTGCCCCGCCTGTCGGCTCTATCGGAGACTGTGTTGTGGTGGACAAAATCCAGCTGGCAGCCAGAGTCAGGCCCCACCTTGTAGACATCAGCCTGAAAAGCGGAGCCATCTACGTGGCAGAAATCGGGGCTCAGCAAGTCCAGAAATACGTTCCTTTAGACTAA